A DNA window from Daucus carota subsp. sativus chromosome 3, DH1 v3.0, whole genome shotgun sequence contains the following coding sequences:
- the LOC108214393 gene encoding protein ECERIFERUM 16: MDAKSLAKSKRAHTQHLNKKHHPKPTSKAPSAGVGVGGTASQKPNVKQFKGSKKLPSNWDRYEDEDDLDFQGSTSQVSDVLVPKSKGSDYAYLISEAKAQAQAQANYPGSFPSFDDDFSDFREQVGSLLSVRGENILSWAAEDDFLSEDKASGVQEASFLSMDLNALAEQLAKVDLSERLFMEADLLPPELLTKELQASRDHTCTSAVPILSETTNVTSSEKSKGASEIDGEIEVQGIDDLEHSLKNLLQSESRSDKSSMPKSKRPLSTEPASVKNKSDSGFKVADAEAELDVLLDSFSEPNTSRSTLFKEGPRYSSSTIWSEETTTDQLVSTRVKNSLDQSKAALTLDDSLDDLLNETSNRINQDTVTWSNDVKTSFDVHPSPSAPTKSKLLDDFDSWLDTI, from the exons ATGGATGCTAAATCTTTGGCAAAGTCGAAAAGAGCACACACTCAACATCTTAATAAGAAGCATCATCCTAAACCCACATCCAAAGCTCCTTCAGCTGGTGTTGGTGTTGGAGGAACCGCCTCGCAAAAGCCTAATGTCAAACAATTTAAAGGTTCTAAGAAACTTCCATCGAACTGGGATCGATATGAAGACGAGGATGATTTGGATTTTCAAGGGAGCACGAGTCAAGTCAGTGATGTTCTTGTGCCGAAAAGTAAGGGGTCGGATTATGCTTACTTGATTTCCGAAGCAAAGGCTCAGGCTCAGGCCCAGGCAAATTATCCGGGGAGCTTTCCTTCGTTTGATGATGATTTTTCAG ATTTTAGAGAGCAAGTAGGTTCGTTGCTCTCTGTTAgaggagaaaatattctgtcaTGGGCTGCCGAAGATGACTTTCTATCAGAGGACAAAGCAAGTGGGGTTCAAGAG GCATCTTTTCTTTCAATGGATTTGAATGCTCTTGCAGAACAACTCGCAAAAGTGGATTTATCAGAAAGGCTATTCATGGAAGCAGATCTTCTACCTCCAGAGCTG CTCACTAAAGAATTACAAGCAAGTCGTGACCACACTTGCACGAGTGCAGTTCCAATTTTAAGTGAAACAACTAATGTAACCTCTTCTGAAAAATCTAAAGGAGCTAGTGAAATTGATGGGGAGATTGAGGTCCAAGGGATTGATGATCTTGAGCATTCTCTTAAAAATCTATTACAATCCGAAAGCAGATCTGATAAGAGCTCCATGCCAAAGTCTAAAAGACCGCTCAGTACTGAACCTGCATCAGTTAAGAACAAAAGTGATTCTGGATTCAAGGTGGCAGACGCAGAAGCAGAGCTCGATGTGCTCCTGGATTCATTTTCTGAACCAAATACTTCTCGATCTACTCTCTTCAAAGAAGGGCCCCGATACAGCAGTTCAACCATATGGTCAGAAGAAACTACAACTGATCAATTGGTTTCTACTCGTGTGAAGAACAGTCTAGATCAATCTAAAGCGGCATTAACTCTCGATGATTCGCTAGATGACCTCCTAAACGAAACATCAAACAGAATCAACCAAGATACTGTAACATGGTCTAATGATGTAAAGACTTCTTTTGATGTTCATCCATCCCCTTCGGCCCCTACAAAGTCAAAACTATTAGATGACTTTGACTCGTGGCTAGATACAATTTAA